In Janibacter cremeus, a genomic segment contains:
- the leuS gene encoding leucine--tRNA ligase codes for MSETPYRYTAEMAGRIEVDWQDRWEEQGTFRAPNPAGPWAEPERVAEHDGHMLVLDMFPYPSGAGLHVGHPLGYIATDVYSRFQRMLGKNVLHCLGYDAFGLPAEQFAVQTGQHPRKTTEDNMVVMKRQLRRLGLGHDDRRAFATIDPDYYKWTQWIFLQIHNAWYDPDAVRPDGGTGRARPIDELVASFASGQRPLPKGETRTWSQLSGPERAEILDEYRLAYTSHAPVNWAPGLGTVLANEEVTSDGRSERGNYPVFKADLRQWMMRITSYADRLADDLDRVDWPEKVKAMQRNWIGRSEGAAVTFPATGADGSEHGIEVFTTRPDTLFGATFMVLAPEHPLVDSLVPQGGWPEGTKDAWTGGAQTPFAAVSAYRDAAGRKSEVERQIDTKDKTGVFTGGWATNPVTGARIPVFVADYVLMGYGTGAIMAVPSGDQRDFEYASAFDLPIVHTVQPPQGHEGAWTGDGTIINSTAEGISLDGMGVEEGKARITAWLQEQGLGEGSVNYKLRDWLFSRQRYWGEPFPIVFDEEGVAHALPESMLPVELPEVEHYSPRTFEPDDASSEPEPPLGRATEWVEVELDLGDGVKKYRRETNTMPNWAGSCWYYLRYLDPANDQALVDPDNEAYWVGPRPEAVAGAPAGTRDPGGVDLYIGGVEHAVLHLLYARFWHKVLYDLGHVTSEEPFRKYFSQGYIQAHAYRDDRGQPVPASEVEEHAGADGETTYSWQGQSVTQEYGKIGKSLKNAVSPDEMYEQFGADTFRVYEMSLGPLEQSKPWETRAVVGSQRFLQRLWRNVVDEASGEVHVTDDALDADTERLLHRVIAAVREDYDSLGFNTAIARLIELNNALTKLDSVPRAGIEPLVLMVAPVAPHLAEELWARLGHEESLAFAPFPLADESKMVESSVTCIIQIKGKVRDRVEVAADISEADLEALALEREKVKAATEAGIRKVIVRAPKLVNIVPA; via the coding sequence ATGAGCGAGACGCCGTACCGCTACACCGCCGAGATGGCCGGTCGGATCGAGGTCGACTGGCAGGACCGGTGGGAGGAGCAGGGCACCTTCCGCGCGCCCAACCCCGCCGGCCCGTGGGCCGAGCCGGAGCGGGTGGCCGAGCACGACGGGCACATGCTCGTCCTCGACATGTTCCCCTACCCCTCGGGAGCCGGACTGCACGTCGGCCACCCGTTGGGTTACATCGCCACCGACGTCTACTCGCGCTTCCAACGGATGCTCGGCAAGAACGTCCTGCACTGCCTGGGCTACGACGCCTTCGGCCTGCCCGCGGAGCAGTTCGCCGTACAGACCGGCCAGCACCCGCGCAAGACCACCGAGGACAACATGGTGGTGATGAAGCGCCAGCTGCGCCGGCTGGGGCTGGGTCACGACGACCGGCGCGCCTTCGCCACGATCGACCCGGACTACTACAAGTGGACGCAGTGGATCTTCCTGCAGATCCACAACGCCTGGTACGACCCGGATGCGGTGCGCCCGGACGGCGGCACCGGCCGTGCCCGGCCGATCGACGAGCTGGTCGCCTCCTTCGCCTCCGGTCAGCGGCCCCTGCCGAAGGGGGAGACCCGCACCTGGTCGCAGCTCTCGGGCCCCGAGCGGGCCGAGATCCTCGACGAGTACCGCCTCGCCTACACCAGCCACGCCCCGGTCAACTGGGCCCCCGGCCTGGGCACGGTGCTGGCCAACGAGGAGGTCACCTCCGACGGGCGCTCCGAGCGCGGCAACTACCCGGTCTTCAAGGCCGACCTGCGCCAGTGGATGATGCGCATCACCTCCTACGCCGACCGCCTCGCCGACGACCTGGACCGGGTCGACTGGCCGGAGAAGGTCAAGGCCATGCAGCGCAACTGGATCGGCCGCAGCGAGGGCGCTGCGGTGACCTTCCCCGCGACGGGCGCAGACGGCAGCGAGCACGGCATCGAGGTCTTCACCACGCGCCCGGACACCCTCTTCGGCGCGACCTTCATGGTGCTTGCCCCGGAGCACCCGCTCGTGGACTCGCTCGTGCCGCAGGGCGGCTGGCCCGAGGGGACGAAGGACGCCTGGACCGGCGGGGCGCAGACCCCCTTCGCCGCCGTGAGTGCCTACCGGGACGCGGCCGGACGCAAGAGCGAGGTCGAGCGCCAGATCGACACCAAGGACAAGACCGGTGTCTTCACCGGTGGCTGGGCGACCAACCCGGTCACCGGCGCCCGGATCCCGGTCTTCGTCGCCGACTACGTCCTGATGGGTTACGGCACCGGCGCGATCATGGCGGTGCCCTCGGGTGACCAGCGCGACTTCGAGTACGCGAGCGCCTTCGACCTGCCGATCGTGCACACCGTGCAGCCGCCCCAGGGGCACGAGGGTGCCTGGACCGGCGACGGCACGATCATCAACTCCACCGCCGAGGGCATCTCCCTGGACGGGATGGGCGTCGAGGAGGGCAAGGCGCGGATCACCGCCTGGCTGCAGGAGCAGGGCCTGGGCGAGGGCAGCGTCAACTACAAGCTGCGCGACTGGCTCTTCTCCCGCCAGCGCTACTGGGGCGAACCCTTCCCGATCGTCTTCGACGAGGAGGGCGTCGCGCACGCCCTGCCCGAGTCGATGCTGCCGGTCGAGCTGCCCGAGGTGGAGCACTACAGTCCGCGCACCTTCGAGCCGGACGATGCGAGCAGCGAGCCCGAGCCGCCGCTGGGTCGGGCGACCGAGTGGGTCGAGGTCGAGCTGGACCTCGGCGACGGGGTGAAGAAGTACCGCCGCGAGACCAACACCATGCCCAACTGGGCCGGCTCGTGCTGGTACTACCTGCGCTACCTCGACCCGGCGAACGACCAGGCCCTCGTCGACCCGGACAACGAGGCCTACTGGGTCGGTCCGCGGCCCGAGGCCGTGGCCGGCGCCCCCGCCGGGACCCGCGACCCGGGCGGCGTCGACCTGTACATCGGTGGCGTCGAGCACGCCGTGCTGCACCTGCTCTACGCCCGCTTCTGGCACAAGGTGCTCTACGACCTCGGTCACGTCACGAGCGAGGAGCCCTTCCGCAAGTACTTCTCGCAGGGCTACATCCAGGCCCACGCCTACCGCGACGACCGCGGCCAGCCGGTGCCCGCCTCCGAGGTGGAGGAGCACGCGGGCGCGGACGGCGAGACGACCTACTCGTGGCAGGGGCAGAGCGTCACCCAGGAGTACGGCAAGATCGGCAAGTCGCTGAAGAACGCGGTCAGCCCGGACGAGATGTACGAGCAGTTCGGTGCCGACACCTTCCGCGTCTACGAGATGTCGCTCGGCCCGCTGGAGCAGTCCAAGCCGTGGGAGACCCGCGCGGTCGTCGGCAGCCAGCGGTTCCTGCAGCGTCTGTGGCGCAACGTCGTCGACGAGGCGAGCGGCGAGGTGCACGTCACCGACGACGCCCTCGACGCCGACACCGAGCGGCTGCTGCACCGGGTGATCGCCGCCGTACGCGAGGACTACGACTCGCTCGGCTTCAACACCGCCATCGCGCGGCTGATCGAGCTGAACAACGCACTGACCAAGCTCGACTCCGTCCCGCGGGCGGGCATCGAGCCGCTGGTGCTCATGGTCGCTCCCGTGGCGCCGCACTTGGCGGAGGAGCTGTGGGCGCGCCTGGGGCACGAGGAGTCGCTGGCCTTCGCGCCCTTCCCGCTCGCCGATGAGTCGAAGATGGTCGAGTCGAGCGTCACCTGCATCATCCAGATCAAGGGCAAGGTGCGTGACCGCGTCGAGGTTGCCGCTGACATCAGCGAGGCCGACCTCGAGGCCCTGGCGCTCGAGAGGGAGAAGGTCAAGGCGGCGACCGAGGCGGGCATCCGCAAGGTCATCGTCCGTGCGCCCAAGCTGGTCAACATCGTCCCGGCCTGA
- a CDS encoding DUF2804 domain-containing protein, whose product MSLPELTAPVSLTRTDGRLNPHAVGWARRPLVDTAGIGPGRGRNKRWEYWGIVTDTHLVGVTVSSIDFAAVHEVWVHEIASGREWHRSATLVPARGANLPASLGEGPVQGRARGLAVDIDEVEGATRLRARIEGAVIDVLAVLPPGHERLAVVVPWSATRFQYTVKDVARPATGTLTLDGRTHVLPEGSSWAVLDHGRGRWPHDIRWNWGAGSGTTQGRTIGVQVGGQWTQGTGSTENAVVIDGRLHHIPVELDFDYGIARWRQPWRITGGGLDATFTPFHLKATHTDLGLLAAHTDQCFGRWSGTFTDEGGRVTPFVDLTGWCEEVHNRW is encoded by the coding sequence ATGTCGCTGCCCGAGCTGACCGCTCCGGTCTCGCTCACCCGCACGGACGGCCGGCTCAACCCGCATGCCGTCGGCTGGGCCCGCCGACCGCTCGTCGACACCGCCGGCATCGGCCCCGGCCGTGGGCGAAACAAGCGGTGGGAGTACTGGGGGATCGTCACCGACACCCACCTCGTCGGCGTGACCGTCTCCTCGATCGACTTCGCTGCCGTGCACGAGGTGTGGGTCCACGAGATCGCCTCCGGCCGGGAGTGGCACCGCTCCGCGACGCTCGTGCCGGCCCGTGGGGCGAACCTCCCGGCCAGCCTCGGCGAGGGGCCCGTGCAGGGTCGTGCCCGCGGACTCGCAGTCGACATCGACGAGGTCGAGGGCGCCACGCGCCTGCGCGCCCGGATCGAGGGAGCGGTCATCGACGTCCTCGCCGTGCTGCCACCCGGCCACGAGCGTCTGGCCGTCGTCGTGCCGTGGAGCGCGACCCGGTTCCAGTACACGGTCAAGGACGTCGCCCGCCCCGCGACCGGCACGCTCACCCTCGACGGCCGCACCCACGTGCTGCCCGAGGGGAGCAGCTGGGCCGTCCTGGATCACGGCCGGGGTCGGTGGCCGCACGACATCCGGTGGAACTGGGGCGCCGGGTCCGGCACCACGCAGGGACGCACCATCGGTGTCCAGGTCGGTGGACAGTGGACGCAGGGGACCGGCTCGACGGAGAACGCCGTCGTCATCGACGGGCGCCTGCACCACATCCCGGTCGAGCTGGACTTCGACTACGGCATCGCCCGCTGGCGCCAGCCGTGGCGGATCACCGGCGGCGGGCTCGATGCGACCTTCACCCCCTTCCACCTCAAGGCGACGCACACCGACCTCGGTCTGCTGGCCGCGCACACCGACCAGTGCTTCGGGCGCTGGTCTGGCACCTTCACCGACGAAGGGGGCAGGGTCACCCCCTTCGTCGACCTCACCGGGTGGTGCGAGGAGGTCCACAACCGCTGGTGA
- a CDS encoding LysR family transcriptional regulator: MIDAAGLRVMRAIAEEGSFTAAALALGYSQPAVSQMVKRLEQRTGTVLVEKVGRSVRLTEAGNVLARHAAPVLAALDAAEEEVAAIAGLRSGRVRLMAFPSSSVTLVPRALAAVRRQYPDLSVQFAEAEPPESIAALRSGEVDLAVAFSYDGSDIARGEDLEGFAVHPLLEEEVRVALPRDHGLAEQDVVSMTDLTDEDWIAGCPRCRGHLLQIANNAGFAPKVAFETEDYVAVQGFVAAGLGVALIPDLIRDATSNPDVAIRPLDPTSYRRIHAVTTEDLLKVPAVAATLEALLASAGAVAH, from the coding sequence ATGATCGACGCCGCAGGGCTACGCGTGATGCGCGCCATCGCCGAGGAGGGTAGCTTCACCGCCGCCGCCCTCGCCCTCGGCTACTCGCAACCGGCCGTGTCCCAGATGGTCAAGCGGCTGGAGCAGCGCACGGGCACCGTGCTGGTCGAGAAGGTCGGACGCTCCGTGCGCCTGACCGAGGCCGGCAACGTCCTCGCCCGCCACGCTGCGCCCGTGCTCGCTGCGCTCGACGCAGCCGAGGAGGAGGTCGCCGCGATCGCCGGGCTGCGCTCCGGCCGGGTACGCCTGATGGCCTTCCCGTCCTCGTCGGTCACGCTCGTCCCCCGCGCGTTGGCCGCCGTACGCCGGCAGTACCCGGACCTGTCGGTGCAGTTCGCCGAGGCCGAGCCACCCGAGTCGATCGCCGCACTGCGCTCCGGCGAGGTCGACCTCGCGGTCGCCTTCTCCTACGACGGCAGCGACATCGCCCGGGGTGAGGACCTCGAGGGCTTCGCCGTGCACCCCTTGCTCGAGGAGGAGGTGCGCGTCGCCCTCCCCCGCGACCATGGCCTTGCCGAGCAGGACGTCGTCTCGATGACCGACCTGACCGACGAGGACTGGATCGCCGGATGTCCCCGCTGTCGCGGGCACCTGCTGCAGATCGCCAACAACGCCGGCTTCGCGCCGAAGGTCGCCTTCGAGACCGAGGACTACGTCGCGGTCCAGGGGTTCGTCGCAGCCGGCCTCGGGGTCGCCCTCATCCCCGACCTCATCCGGGACGCGACCTCCAACCCTGACGTGGCCATCCGGCCGCTCGACCCGACGAGCTACCGCCGGATCCATGCGGTCACGACCGAAGACCTGCTCAAGGTGCCGGCCGTCGCCGCCACCCTCGAGGCGCTCCTCGCCTCCGCGGGTGCCGTCGCACACTGA
- a CDS encoding carboxymuconolactone decarboxylase family protein: MSTNQHLPFLDKSDPTIWKALNALALEVSAAAEAAGLERQTLELMNIRISQLNGCSFCLDMHTRMAQEAGATTQRLAQLPAWQESSLFDVVECAVLQVAEVTTTLPNVDSRRAALRSAHDTLGDEAFTAVEWAAVTMNAYNRVSVLSEHPVRRRKQ; this comes from the coding sequence ATGTCAACGAACCAGCACCTGCCCTTCCTCGACAAGTCCGACCCCACGATCTGGAAGGCCCTCAACGCCCTCGCCCTCGAGGTCTCGGCCGCCGCGGAGGCGGCCGGGCTGGAGCGCCAGACGCTCGAGTTGATGAACATCCGCATCTCGCAGCTCAACGGCTGCTCGTTCTGCCTGGACATGCACACCCGGATGGCGCAGGAGGCCGGGGCCACCACCCAGCGCCTCGCGCAACTGCCGGCGTGGCAGGAGTCCTCCCTCTTCGACGTCGTCGAGTGCGCCGTGCTCCAGGTCGCGGAGGTGACCACCACCCTCCCGAACGTCGACTCGCGACGGGCGGCGCTGCGCTCCGCGCACGACACCCTCGGGGACGAGGCCTTCACCGCCGTCGAGTGGGCCGCCGTGACGATGAACGCCTACAACCGCGTGTCCGTCCTCTCGGAGCACCCCGTCAGGCGCCGCAAGCAGTAG
- a CDS encoding DegV family protein — MNIAVVTDSTASLTQDHRDQHGIAVIPLHVVIDGVDRPEGEGADTQWVEDALRAKADISTSRPTPATFLQAYQQAAKGGAEAIISVHLSGLLSGTVDSARSAAPESPVPVHVVDSRLIGMGLGFAAIGAARDARAGRDVEDVVERLERRCAASSVRLVVHSLDRLRRGGRIGGARALLGSALAMKPLLHVVDGEVQPLERVRTAGKAIARLQALTEAECAQLPDWADGVDVAVHHIDAAERAELLSQNLAEHIDGDVDLAAISAVVAAHVGLGLVGVAVSPRPRD; from the coding sequence GTGAACATCGCCGTCGTCACCGACTCCACCGCGTCGCTGACCCAGGACCACCGCGACCAGCACGGGATCGCCGTCATCCCCTTGCACGTGGTCATCGACGGCGTCGACCGCCCCGAGGGCGAGGGCGCCGACACCCAGTGGGTCGAGGACGCGCTGCGCGCCAAGGCGGACATCAGCACCTCCCGGCCGACTCCGGCGACCTTCCTGCAGGCATACCAGCAGGCGGCGAAGGGGGGTGCCGAGGCGATCATCTCGGTGCACCTGAGTGGGCTCCTGTCGGGCACGGTCGACTCGGCCCGCTCGGCGGCACCGGAGTCCCCGGTGCCGGTGCACGTGGTCGACTCACGGCTGATCGGGATGGGCCTGGGCTTCGCGGCGATCGGCGCCGCGCGTGACGCCCGGGCCGGCCGTGACGTCGAGGACGTCGTCGAGCGGCTGGAGCGCCGTTGCGCGGCATCGTCCGTGCGGCTGGTCGTGCACAGCCTCGACCGGCTGCGGCGCGGTGGCCGCATCGGTGGCGCGCGGGCGCTGCTCGGGTCCGCACTGGCGATGAAGCCCCTGCTGCACGTGGTCGACGGGGAGGTCCAACCGTTGGAGCGGGTGCGGACCGCGGGCAAGGCGATCGCCCGGCTGCAGGCCCTGACCGAGGCCGAGTGCGCCCAGCTGCCCGACTGGGCCGACGGCGTCGATGTGGCCGTCCACCACATCGACGCGGCCGAGCGGGCCGAGCTGCTGTCCCAGAACCTGGCGGAGCACATCGACGGTGACGTCGACCTGGCGGCGATCAGCGCGGTCGTGGCCGCACACGTCGGTCTGGGCCTCGTCGGCGTCGCCGTCAGCCCGCGCCCCCGCGACTGA
- a CDS encoding amidohydrolase family protein → MDAPTTNAPPADEAAQIRARLDSLRLPGMIDVHTHFMPQRVLAKVWAYFDSAGPLLGRPWPITYRTSEEDRVATLRSFGVRAFPSLNYPHKPGMATFLNAWSAQFAAAHPDVLHSATFHPEPGAADYVRAAIEDGAVIFKAHVQVGDFDPLDAHLDGVWAALEESGIPVVLHAGSGPAPGTFTGPQRIQQVLERYPDLVLVIAHMGMPEYGPFLDLCARYPRVHLDTTMAFTAFTEEMMPFPKERLDDLAALGDRVVFGSDFPNIPYPYLTAIDAVIGLGLGDDWTRGVLHDNAARLLGL, encoded by the coding sequence ATGGACGCCCCGACGACGAACGCGCCCCCGGCCGACGAGGCCGCGCAGATCAGGGCCCGGCTGGACTCCCTTCGCCTGCCCGGCATGATCGACGTGCACACCCACTTCATGCCCCAGCGCGTGCTGGCCAAGGTGTGGGCGTACTTCGACTCGGCAGGGCCGCTCCTGGGCCGCCCGTGGCCGATCACCTACCGCACCAGCGAGGAGGATCGCGTGGCGACGCTGCGCTCCTTCGGCGTGCGTGCCTTCCCGTCGCTGAACTACCCGCACAAGCCGGGCATGGCGACCTTCCTCAACGCGTGGTCCGCGCAGTTCGCCGCAGCCCACCCGGACGTCCTGCACTCGGCGACCTTCCACCCCGAGCCGGGGGCCGCTGACTACGTGCGTGCCGCGATCGAGGACGGCGCAGTGATCTTCAAGGCACACGTGCAGGTCGGCGACTTCGATCCTCTCGACGCGCACCTGGACGGGGTGTGGGCCGCGCTCGAGGAGTCCGGGATCCCGGTCGTCCTGCACGCCGGCAGCGGCCCGGCGCCGGGGACCTTCACGGGGCCTCAGCGGATCCAGCAGGTGCTCGAGCGGTACCCGGACCTCGTGCTCGTCATCGCCCACATGGGGATGCCGGAGTACGGGCCCTTCCTGGATCTCTGCGCGCGCTACCCCCGGGTGCACCTCGACACGACGATGGCGTTCACGGCCTTTACCGAGGAGATGATGCCGTTCCCGAAGGAGCGGCTCGACGACCTCGCAGCCCTGGGCGATCGAGTGGTCTTCGGCAGCGACTTCCCCAACATCCCCTACCCGTACCTGACGGCGATCGATGCCGTCATCGGACTCGGGCTCGGGGACGACTGGACGCGAGGAGTGCTGCACGACAACGCTGCTCGTCTGCTCGGGCTCTGA
- a CDS encoding LuxR family transcriptional regulator → MKSLSLTELAQEHLTKARASSAGRSAITVHGRHDYVMRQTLVALIEGETLAPHDSPQEATLHVIFGRVRLDTGEETWEGGVGELLVIPPQRHDLLALEDSAVLLSVGTGSNT, encoded by the coding sequence ATGAAGTCGCTGTCACTGACCGAGCTGGCGCAGGAGCACCTGACGAAGGCCCGGGCCAGCAGTGCCGGCCGCAGCGCCATCACCGTCCACGGCCGCCACGACTACGTCATGCGCCAGACGCTCGTCGCGCTGATCGAGGGCGAGACGCTCGCTCCCCACGACAGCCCGCAGGAGGCGACGCTGCACGTCATCTTCGGCAGGGTGCGCCTGGACACCGGCGAGGAGACCTGGGAGGGCGGTGTCGGCGAGCTGCTCGTCATCCCGCCGCAGCGCCATGACCTGCTCGCGCTGGAGGACTCCGCAGTGCTGCTCAGTGTCGGTACCGGCAGCAACACCTGA
- a CDS encoding ComEC/Rec2 family competence protein, producing the protein MTPARQVLDLRLLLPCLTAWAVGAWALSWPGALRAKGAAAAVVFLIGLVVAGVRYRGRHARPSWRRDGPGVLALTLVAMVLVLGTSAAHEWRRQLGPVHELAERGAMVRAQGVVLTEPRVRAGRSAGEDGGDAPQQAFLRVRLTSVTSRAERTQVHAPVFIRGDAAWTEVGWHDRIELTGKLSPADPADPEVAQLSPRGPPVPVGERSTVRAGAEHLRTGMREAVDPLPADARALLPALVIGDTSMTPQPLTDDMLVTGMSHLSAVSGSNVAVVLAALVGACRLGGLPRRWRPWVAGAGLAFFVVLARPEPSVIRAATMGAIGLLGMSTSRRGAGTPVLCTAVLVLLAIDPWLARSYGFVLSTLATLGLLLFVRPWSAAINAHLPRQLHLVGPAVAIPLAAQLVCGPVIVLLQGNVSLIAVAANLVAAPFVAPATVLGVSAALVAVVSTSVATLVGWVGTPFALAIAWTARVSADVPGGTLPWPDGATGAVLLAVLTALGILAGPWLLHRARASPLVALGVLVVLTAGAVPSRSLGWPPPGWRAVACDVGQGDGLVLASGPGRAVLVDVGPADGGIDGCLTRLGVRTLDAVVLTHFHEDHVGGLEAAVDGRAVGSILVTPVAEPEWAARQVHEIAREHDVPVRSVVAGDRFELGGVSASAWWPARPIAGGSQANNASVVLHVRTGDIDALLLGDVEREAGHALLLALRRDPAMAAAADELEVLKMPHHGSSNFEEAFLDEVAAPVALISVGADNDYGHPTPSALTWATRHASRVLRTDTDGDIAVLDGPRVVTSH; encoded by the coding sequence GTGACTCCCGCCCGACAGGTGCTCGACCTGCGGCTGTTGCTGCCGTGCCTGACCGCGTGGGCGGTGGGGGCATGGGCACTGTCCTGGCCGGGGGCCCTGCGGGCGAAGGGGGCTGCTGCCGCCGTCGTGTTCCTGATCGGCCTCGTGGTGGCCGGGGTGCGATACCGCGGCCGGCACGCTCGGCCGTCCTGGCGGCGCGACGGTCCCGGCGTGCTCGCGCTCACCCTCGTCGCGATGGTGCTCGTGCTCGGTACCTCGGCCGCGCACGAGTGGCGACGACAGCTCGGGCCCGTCCACGAGCTCGCCGAGCGGGGGGCGATGGTGCGGGCCCAAGGGGTGGTCCTGACCGAGCCCAGGGTCCGCGCGGGTCGGTCCGCGGGAGAGGACGGGGGTGACGCCCCGCAGCAGGCCTTCCTGCGGGTCCGCCTGACGAGCGTCACCTCGCGGGCGGAGAGGACGCAGGTCCACGCGCCGGTCTTCATCCGGGGCGACGCCGCGTGGACCGAAGTCGGCTGGCACGACCGGATCGAGCTGACCGGCAAGCTCTCACCGGCCGATCCCGCGGACCCGGAGGTCGCGCAGCTCAGCCCGCGCGGCCCGCCCGTGCCGGTGGGGGAGCGCTCCACGGTCCGCGCGGGAGCCGAGCACCTGCGCACCGGGATGCGCGAGGCGGTCGACCCGCTGCCGGCCGATGCGCGTGCGCTGCTGCCCGCCCTGGTCATCGGTGACACCTCGATGACCCCGCAGCCGCTGACCGACGACATGCTCGTCACCGGGATGAGCCACCTGTCGGCGGTGAGCGGGTCCAACGTCGCCGTCGTCCTCGCGGCACTCGTCGGCGCCTGCCGGCTGGGCGGGCTGCCACGACGGTGGCGACCCTGGGTGGCCGGCGCCGGGCTGGCGTTCTTCGTCGTCCTGGCCCGACCGGAGCCCAGTGTCATCCGGGCCGCGACGATGGGGGCGATCGGCCTGCTGGGGATGAGCACGTCCCGCCGCGGGGCAGGCACGCCGGTGCTGTGCACGGCGGTGCTCGTGCTGCTCGCGATCGACCCGTGGCTCGCGCGCTCGTACGGGTTCGTGCTGTCGACGCTGGCAACCCTGGGGCTGCTGCTCTTCGTCCGGCCGTGGTCGGCGGCGATCAATGCGCACCTGCCCCGCCAGCTGCACCTGGTCGGTCCCGCGGTCGCGATCCCGCTGGCGGCCCAGCTCGTCTGCGGCCCGGTCATCGTCCTGCTCCAGGGCAATGTCAGTCTCATCGCCGTCGCCGCCAACCTCGTCGCCGCTCCCTTCGTCGCACCGGCCACCGTCCTGGGCGTGAGCGCCGCACTCGTCGCGGTCGTGAGCACGAGCGTGGCGACGCTCGTCGGGTGGGTGGGGACCCCCTTCGCCCTGGCCATCGCGTGGACCGCCCGGGTGTCCGCGGATGTGCCCGGCGGGACCCTGCCGTGGCCGGACGGTGCCACCGGCGCGGTGCTGCTCGCCGTCCTGACGGCCCTGGGGATCCTCGCGGGACCGTGGCTGCTGCACCGCGCCCGGGCGAGCCCGCTCGTCGCGCTCGGGGTCCTCGTCGTGCTCACCGCCGGGGCGGTGCCCTCCCGCAGCCTCGGCTGGCCGCCCCCGGGGTGGCGGGCCGTCGCCTGTGATGTCGGCCAGGGCGACGGGCTGGTCCTCGCCTCGGGCCCGGGCCGCGCGGTGCTCGTCGACGTCGGACCGGCGGACGGGGGCATCGATGGGTGCCTGACCCGGCTCGGGGTGCGCACCCTCGATGCCGTCGTGCTCACGCACTTCCACGAGGACCACGTCGGCGGCCTCGAGGCGGCGGTCGATGGACGTGCGGTCGGGTCGATCCTCGTCACGCCGGTGGCCGAGCCGGAGTGGGCGGCTCGGCAGGTCCACGAGATCGCGAGGGAGCACGACGTGCCGGTGCGATCGGTAGTGGCTGGCGACCGGTTCGAGCTCGGTGGGGTGAGCGCGAGCGCGTGGTGGCCGGCGCGGCCGATCGCCGGCGGGTCACAGGCCAACAACGCCAGCGTCGTGCTGCACGTGCGCACCGGGGACATCGACGCGTTGCTGCTGGGTGATGTCGAACGCGAGGCCGGCCACGCCCTGCTGCTCGCCCTGCGTCGTGACCCGGCGATGGCAGCGGCTGCCGACGAGCTCGAGGTGCTGAAGATGCCCCACCACGGGTCGAGCAACTTCGAGGAGGCCTTCCTGGACGAGGTTGCTGCACCGGTGGCCCTGATCAGCGTCGGTGCCGACAACGACTACGGACATCCCACGCCGTCCGCGCTGACCTGGGCCACGCGACATGCCTCCCGGGTCCTGCGCACCGACACCGATGGTGACATCGCCGTCCTCGACGGGCCACGGGTCGTCACGTCGCACTGA
- a CDS encoding helix-hairpin-helix domain-containing protein: MSPRASEPSARVAEILDDDEPAVLELPSTVATGRYSVSRRAIVGVALLVALAVAVLGGRYLMARDDAEPEPVAAVAGEGDDSAFDGADSQAEGAGSAPDSAPEGGGTAGEPSAAPDVTVHVVGEVESPGIVSLPGGSRVVDALADAGGETGEADLRGINLARELVDGEQVVVPKPGETPLAAAPPAGGVGGPGGAASPDAPVNLNTADLATLETLSGVGPVLAQRIMDWRLEHGKFVAVEELGEVSGIGEKTYEQLAPKVTV, from the coding sequence ATGAGCCCACGTGCCAGCGAACCCTCCGCCCGGGTCGCCGAGATCCTCGACGACGACGAGCCCGCGGTGCTCGAGCTGCCCTCGACCGTGGCGACGGGCCGCTACTCGGTCAGTCGCCGGGCGATCGTCGGCGTCGCCCTCCTTGTCGCGCTGGCGGTGGCCGTGCTCGGTGGTCGCTACCTCATGGCGCGGGACGACGCAGAGCCCGAGCCGGTCGCGGCGGTGGCCGGCGAGGGGGACGACAGCGCCTTCGACGGTGCCGACAGCCAAGCCGAGGGCGCCGGATCAGCACCAGACAGCGCGCCGGAGGGAGGCGGTACGGCCGGAGAACCGTCAGCCGCGCCGGACGTCACCGTCCACGTCGTCGGCGAGGTCGAGAGCCCGGGGATCGTCTCCCTGCCCGGGGGCTCGCGCGTGGTGGATGCCTTGGCGGACGCGGGCGGCGAGACCGGCGAGGCCGACCTGAGGGGCATCAACCTCGCCCGCGAGCTCGTCGACGGGGAGCAGGTCGTCGTGCCCAAGCCGGGGGAGACCCCGCTTGCAGCGGCGCCCCCGGCCGGTGGCGTCGGTGGTCCGGGTGGTGCTGCCTCGCCCGATGCCCCGGTCAACCTCAACACCGCCGACCTGGCCACATTGGAGACGCTGTCGGGCGTCGGCCCGGTCCTGGCGCAACGGATCATGGACTGGCGCCTGGAGCATGGGAAGTTCGTCGCCGTCGAGGAGCTCGGCGAGGTCAGCGGCATCGGCGAGAAGACCTACGAGCAGCTCGCCCCGAAGGTCACCGTGTGA